In the genome of Nocardioides marmoribigeumensis, one region contains:
- a CDS encoding response regulator transcription factor, whose product MSSIRVVAIDDHPIVVKGIRHSVLDAEGDLEFVGVVDSVLDGTPLPDADVALLDLRLRDGSRPRDNVTALLERGIQVLVFTAGGDIPQMSDAVMAGALGIVLKHQTEEQLIEAIHTVAEGSTFLSQELAEVLHQSTALRPHLSDREIEVLGALNQGLVTKQAARRLEVSESTIKEHLKRIRKKYTQLGRSVNTRVELIQRATEDGFIRRPSDE is encoded by the coding sequence ATGTCATCGATCCGAGTCGTCGCCATCGACGACCACCCGATCGTCGTCAAGGGGATCCGCCACAGCGTCCTCGACGCCGAGGGGGACCTCGAGTTCGTCGGGGTCGTCGACTCCGTCCTCGACGGCACCCCGCTCCCCGACGCCGACGTCGCGCTGCTCGACCTGCGCCTGCGCGACGGCTCCCGCCCCCGCGACAACGTCACCGCGCTGCTCGAGCGCGGCATCCAGGTGCTCGTCTTCACCGCAGGCGGTGACATCCCGCAGATGTCGGACGCCGTCATGGCCGGCGCGCTGGGCATCGTCCTCAAGCACCAGACCGAGGAACAGCTGATCGAGGCCATCCACACCGTCGCCGAGGGCAGCACGTTCCTGTCCCAGGAGCTGGCCGAGGTCCTCCACCAGTCGACCGCGCTGCGCCCCCACCTCAGCGACCGCGAGATCGAGGTGCTCGGCGCGCTCAACCAGGGCCTGGTCACCAAGCAGGCCGCCCGACGGCTCGAGGTCAGCGAGTCGACGATCAAGGAGCACCTCAAGCGGATCCGCAAGAAGTACACCCAGCTCGGCCGCTCGGTGAACACCCGCGTCGAGCTCATCCAGCGGGCCACCGAGGACGGCTTCATCCGGAGACCGAGTGATGAGTGA
- a CDS encoding sensor histidine kinase, whose amino-acid sequence MRRGLDALRIGAILLTVGVVIVAVPASAALVMQRDATPWWFEVPVCALLALGVLLAAAAAVRGVRTTRLAARVHSGTVLAATLGLPLVTGTTYAEGTPPWVHAYVPSAIAASVLVTRRWVPNLVVGSALMLADLHLRSVVWPVSTQRAANDLLFEVTVLVMSAAVLSSIALSQRALEQEAAATAERFLLARASEQLGRRSAQWDALVHDEILAALETIALAPPEVDERALARDTIAGLQQGPPTGDVDHVAFRGAVLEAVLTEYPTASSRCSAAPDARDLPPDVAEALLMAVTEALRNVAAHAYPTSSGRGLAAAPGDGPVTVRLVHGPDRVSLEVSDQGRGFDRARVGPTSFGLALSIEGRVGAVGGLATVSSRPGSGTTVRVQWPADGAR is encoded by the coding sequence GTGAGGCGCGGGCTCGACGCCCTGCGCATCGGCGCGATCCTCCTCACGGTGGGGGTCGTGATCGTGGCCGTGCCGGCGTCCGCAGCGCTGGTGATGCAGCGCGACGCCACCCCCTGGTGGTTCGAGGTGCCCGTCTGCGCCCTGCTCGCGCTCGGCGTCCTGCTCGCCGCGGCCGCCGCCGTCCGCGGCGTGCGCACCACCCGCCTGGCCGCCCGGGTCCACTCCGGCACGGTGCTGGCCGCCACCCTCGGCCTGCCCCTGGTGACTGGCACGACGTACGCCGAGGGCACGCCGCCCTGGGTGCACGCCTATGTCCCGAGTGCCATCGCGGCGAGCGTGCTGGTGACGCGCCGCTGGGTGCCCAACCTGGTGGTGGGCTCCGCGCTGATGCTCGCCGACCTGCACCTGCGGTCGGTGGTCTGGCCGGTGTCGACCCAACGGGCCGCCAACGACCTGCTGTTCGAGGTCACCGTCCTCGTGATGAGCGCCGCTGTCCTGTCCTCGATCGCGCTCTCGCAGCGCGCCCTCGAGCAGGAGGCCGCCGCCACCGCCGAGCGCTTCCTGCTGGCGCGCGCCAGCGAGCAGCTCGGCAGGCGCAGCGCCCAGTGGGACGCGCTGGTGCACGACGAGATCCTGGCCGCCCTGGAGACCATCGCCCTCGCCCCACCCGAGGTCGACGAGCGCGCGCTCGCCCGCGACACCATCGCCGGCCTGCAGCAGGGGCCCCCGACGGGCGACGTCGACCACGTGGCGTTCCGCGGGGCCGTGCTCGAGGCGGTCCTGACCGAGTACCCCACCGCCTCCTCGCGCTGCTCCGCCGCCCCCGACGCCCGTGACCTGCCACCCGACGTCGCCGAGGCGCTGCTCATGGCCGTCACGGAGGCGCTGCGCAACGTCGCGGCCCACGCCTACCCCACCTCGTCGGGGCGGGGGCTCGCCGCCGCCCCCGGTGACGGTCCGGTCACGGTGCGGCTCGTCCATGGCCCCGACCGGGTGTCGCTGGAGGTCTCCGACCAGGGCCGCGGGTTCGACCGGGCACGGGTGGGACCCACCTCCTTCGGGCTCGCCCTGTCGATCGAGGGACGGGTGGGCGCCGTCGGGGGGCTCGCCACGGTGAGCTCCCGGCCGGGCTCGGGCACCACGGTGCGGGTGCAGTGGCCCGCTGACGGGGCGCGGTGA
- a CDS encoding SpoIIE family protein phosphatase has product MSDATATEVAEGFLPVGADIDLTNCEREPIHIPGSVQPHGVLLTTTGLDGTVVQVSSNCAAVFGVEAEHLLGVPVADLFHPSSSRVLARAMADPAADRTISPWRVMVPDGSGRPVVYDLLAHHWQGVWIIELEQATESPLTENTLTGVRTAVTRLSQAPSVVELLDRAAQIFRQLTGFDRVMVYRFDREWNGQVVAEARRLDLEPFLGMHYPASDIPPQARALYTTNWLRFIRDVHAVNAPLEPPLDPVNGGSLDLSGSALRSVSPIHCEYLSNMGVTASMSVSLIIGGKLAGLIACHHYSGPFVPPASIRATSEFLAHTLSLLLASREQDERTARSRVIQEALVAFAQAASSRDSDLDGLLTAAAPELMRMLGATGMAWSLEGHVATAGDSPAPDDVLRLRQWVDVQPSELMLHTDKLPLDEPSLADLAPLASGLLALRLADGQDVMFFRPEVVHTVNWGGNPHLKELRVDGDGVPRLSPRGSFALWRETVRGKAEEWAEPEQEAGQQLGAQLMSVLYNRHRTVALVAETLQQSLLPDRLPQSPGWGLAGRSRPASAGVGGDWYDAVPLSDGRRLLVVGDVAGHGLAAASAMAQLRSSVRAYAVEDADPVRVLRRVDQATATLSPDVIATVVVAVLDPATGEVEVASAGHPNPVVRISGRTHLLEVDSLPPLGVIGLARRHDISSTRLTMGPGDALLLVSDGMFERREEEVDVSLQGLVELTERTLVDHPVVEAALAELLHRSPGTSIDDDVTLLLLRGL; this is encoded by the coding sequence GTGAGCGACGCGACGGCCACCGAGGTCGCCGAGGGCTTCCTCCCGGTCGGTGCCGACATCGACCTCACCAACTGCGAGCGCGAGCCGATCCACATCCCCGGCAGCGTCCAGCCGCACGGCGTCCTGCTCACCACGACCGGCCTCGACGGCACCGTGGTGCAGGTCAGCAGCAACTGCGCCGCCGTCTTCGGCGTGGAGGCCGAGCACCTGCTCGGCGTCCCGGTCGCCGACCTTTTCCACCCCTCCTCGAGCCGCGTGCTGGCGCGCGCGATGGCGGACCCCGCCGCTGACCGCACGATCTCCCCGTGGCGCGTGATGGTGCCGGACGGCTCCGGACGCCCGGTCGTCTACGACCTGCTCGCCCACCACTGGCAGGGCGTCTGGATCATCGAGCTCGAGCAGGCCACCGAGTCCCCGTTGACCGAGAACACCCTCACCGGTGTGCGGACCGCCGTGACCCGGCTGAGCCAGGCGCCCAGTGTGGTCGAGCTGCTGGACCGCGCGGCCCAGATCTTCCGCCAGCTCACCGGCTTCGACCGCGTGATGGTCTACCGCTTCGACCGGGAGTGGAACGGCCAGGTCGTGGCCGAGGCGCGGCGACTCGACCTCGAGCCGTTCCTGGGCATGCACTACCCCGCCTCGGACATCCCGCCGCAGGCCCGTGCGCTCTACACGACCAACTGGCTGCGCTTCATCCGCGACGTCCACGCCGTCAACGCGCCGCTGGAGCCCCCGCTGGACCCGGTCAACGGCGGCTCGCTGGACCTGTCGGGCAGCGCGCTGCGCAGCGTGTCGCCCATCCACTGCGAGTACCTCTCCAACATGGGCGTCACCGCCTCCATGTCGGTCTCGCTCATCATCGGCGGCAAGCTCGCCGGGCTGATCGCGTGCCACCACTACTCCGGTCCGTTCGTGCCGCCGGCGTCGATCCGCGCGACCTCGGAGTTCCTCGCCCACACGCTCTCGCTGCTGCTGGCCAGCCGCGAGCAGGACGAGCGCACGGCGCGCTCCCGGGTGATCCAGGAGGCGCTGGTCGCCTTCGCCCAGGCCGCCAGCAGCCGCGACAGCGACCTCGACGGGCTGCTGACCGCTGCCGCGCCCGAGCTGATGCGCATGCTCGGCGCCACGGGCATGGCCTGGTCGCTCGAGGGCCACGTCGCCACCGCCGGTGACTCCCCGGCGCCCGACGACGTCCTGCGACTGCGGCAGTGGGTCGACGTGCAGCCCTCCGAGCTCATGCTGCACACCGACAAGCTCCCGCTCGACGAGCCGTCGCTGGCCGACCTCGCCCCGCTCGCCAGCGGCCTGCTCGCCCTCCGGCTGGCCGACGGACAGGACGTGATGTTCTTCCGGCCCGAGGTCGTCCACACGGTCAACTGGGGTGGCAACCCCCACCTCAAGGAGCTCCGCGTCGACGGCGACGGGGTGCCGCGGCTCTCCCCGCGCGGGTCGTTCGCCCTGTGGCGCGAGACGGTGCGGGGCAAGGCCGAGGAGTGGGCCGAGCCCGAGCAGGAGGCCGGCCAGCAGCTCGGCGCCCAGCTCATGTCGGTGCTCTACAACCGCCACCGCACGGTCGCCCTGGTCGCGGAGACCCTCCAGCAGTCGCTGCTGCCCGACAGGCTGCCGCAGTCCCCGGGCTGGGGCCTCGCCGGACGCAGCCGTCCGGCCTCCGCGGGCGTGGGCGGCGACTGGTACGACGCCGTGCCCCTGTCCGACGGCCGCCGGCTGCTGGTCGTCGGTGACGTCGCGGGCCACGGTCTGGCCGCCGCCAGCGCGATGGCCCAGCTGCGCAGCAGCGTGCGGGCCTACGCCGTCGAGGACGCCGACCCGGTCCGCGTGCTGCGCCGCGTCGACCAGGCGACCGCCACGCTCTCACCCGATGTCATCGCCACCGTCGTGGTCGCCGTGCTCGACCCCGCGACGGGCGAGGTCGAGGTCGCCTCGGCCGGTCACCCCAACCCGGTGGTCCGCATCTCGGGCCGCACCCACCTGCTCGAGGTCGACTCGCTGCCACCGCTGGGCGTGATCGGCCTGGCCCGCCGCCACGACATCAGCTCCACCCGCCTCACGATGGGCCCTGGCGACGCGCTCCTGCTGGTCTCCGACGGCATGTTCGAGCGTCGCGAGGAGGAGGTCGACGTCTCGCTCCAGGGCCTGGTCGAGCTCACCGAGCGCACCCTGGTCGACCACCCCGTCGTCGAGGCCGCGCTGGCCGAGCTCCTGCACCGCTCGCCCGGCACCTCGATCGACGACGACGTCACGCTGCTGCTCCTGCGCGGCCTCTGA